The following proteins are encoded in a genomic region of Arachis ipaensis cultivar K30076 chromosome B02, Araip1.1, whole genome shotgun sequence:
- the LOC107627915 gene encoding TMV resistance protein N-like yields the protein MASSSFDVPLIKHDLFISFRGEIRTSFLCHLIKRLRDDGIIRFFVDEENLGAGDEISSALLQAIEESSISLVIFSKDYASSRWCMEELVKIIECKEQYQRTLVPVFYNVDPSHVRHQKRTFEEAFDVHTEKYRENMAKVQNWRSALRKAADLSGIHYPSTLIRSNFTSKQRKKHAFVV from the coding sequence ATGGCATCTTCTTCTTTCGATGTTCCTTTAATCAAACATGATCTCTTCATAAGCTTTAGAGGAGAAATTCGCACTTCTTTTCTTTGCCATTTGATAAAAAGATTGCGCGATGACGGAATCATTCGTTTCTTTGTTGACGAGGAAAATCTTGGTGCTGGAGATGAGATCTCATCCGCACTTCTTCAAGCAATTGAGGAATCTTCCATTTCATTGGTCATCTTCTCGAAAGATTATGCTTCTTCGAGATGGTGTATGGAGGAGCTTGTGAAGATTATTGAATGCAAAGAACAATATCAAAGGACTCTGGTACCTGTTTTTTACAATGTTGATCCTTCTCATGTAAGGCACCAGAAACGAACTTTTGAAGAGGCTTTTGATGTCCACACTGAGAAGTATAGAGAAAACATGGCAAAGGTGCAGAATTGGAGATCTGCATTAAGAAAGGCTGCTGATTTGTCTGGAATCCATTATCCATCAACCTTGATCAGGTCAAACTTTACTTCCAAACAAAGGAAAAAACATGCTTTCGTTGTTTAg
- the LOC107626076 gene encoding disease resistance protein RML1B-like, whose amino-acid sequence MIDLSQIGDLHFNADTFKNMPQLRFLKFYAPWDEKQLNVYIPIPLEPFSARLKYLEWNSYPLNSLSSMFSVEQLVELRMPNSQISKLWDGTQELPNLIVLYLYGCKKLVELPDFSKATKLKTIDLWNCEKLCQLHPSILSIQTLEELYLTGCTKLKCVKSNLKSLKTFYAYNCLSLEKFAVSSEKLSDLDISLWRIKSLPNEICSFFSLEYLCLSNCRKLIDLPRNIKAQSRLRALDVSGCSSLRAIPELPPSIEELYAVDCTSLETIFNLKAVFSLNRRKISFANCVRLEQESVNDIMEDAHLTIFRNVLLLSADPDQMINYYYYHKMLGCVCYPGYKVPKWFGCETRGASIIIELHQPYYELLGFFFCCVISQNLPSYYFEELDLVNIKCEYRHFGDGVKDTFVSKNLNFVSKRRCSCDHVLIWTDPFGSENILGEIERCRLRGGSDDDDSTCNQKMSFRFSIDRPKRGKRVQIRRENDEDCFIKGCGVIPMYASTLLDAIQNLELEFNLKPHHNPIPGINLDEVRSMMIRKSKGKSKFH is encoded by the exons ATGATAGACTTGTCTCAAATTGGAGATCTACACTTCAATGCTGACACCTTTAAAAATATGCCTCAACTAAGGTTTCTTAAGTTTTATGCTCCATGGGATGAAAAACAGTTGAATGTGTACATTCCCATACCCCTGGAGCCGTTTTCTGCTAGACTCAAGTATTTGGAGTGGAATAGTTATCCTCTGAATTCTCTATCATCAATGTTTTCTGTGGAGCAGCTTGTTGAGCTTAGGATGCCAAACAGTCAAATTTCTAAACTTTGGGATGGAACGCAG GAACTTCCGAATTTGATAGTGCTTTACCTTTATGGATGTAAAAAGTTGGTAGAGCTTCCAGATTTTAGTAAAGCAACAAAGCTTAAAACCATAGATCTTTGGAATTGTGAAAAACTATGTCAACTTCATCCATCTATTTTGTCCATCCAAACTCTTGAGGAATTATATCTTACTGGTTGCACAAAATTGAAGTGTGTCAAAAGCAATTTGAAGTCTCTTAAAACATTTTATGCGTATAATTGTTTAAGCCTGGAGAAATTTGCAGTGTCATCAGAAAAACTGTCGGATTTAGATATCTCTTTGTGGAGAATTAAAAGTCTACCAAATGAAATATGTAGCTTTTTTTCTCTTGAGTATCTTTGTCTTAGTAATTGCAGAAAGCTAATTGATCTCCCACGCAACATAAAAGCTCAATCAAGGTTAAGGGCTCTTGACGTAAGTGGTTGTAGTAGTCTTCGTGCTATACCAGAACTTCCACCATCTATTGAAGAGCTTTATGCTGTTGATTGCACATCACTTGAAACAATATTCAATTTGAAGGCAGTATTTAGTTTGAATAGGAGAAAGATCTCATTTGCAAATTGTGTGAGATTGGAACAAGAGTCAGTGAATGATATTATGGAAGATGCTCATCTCACAATATTCAGAAATGTTTTATTGTTGTCAGCAGATCCAGATCAGatgataaattattattattatcataaaATGTTAGGTTGTGTTTGTTATCCTGGGTACAAAGTTCCAAAGTGGTTCGGATGTGAAACAAGAGGAGCATCCATAATAATTGAACTTCATCAACCTTACTACGAGTTGTTGGGTTTCTTCTTCTGTTGTGTTATTTCTCAAAACTTACCTTCTTATTATTTTGAAGAATTGGATCTTGTCAATATCAAGTGTGAATACCGCCACTTCGGAGATGGCGTAAAGGACACATTTGTAAGTAAAAATCTAAACTTTGTTTCTAAACGACGATGTAGCTGTGATCATGTTTTAATATGGACTGATCCATTTGGTAGTGAAAACATATTGGGTGAAATTGAGAGGTGCAGACTCAGAGGTGgcagtgatgatgatgatagcACTTGCAACCAAAAGATGTCATTCAGATTCAGTATTGATAGACCTAAGAGAGGGAAGAGAGTCCAAATAAGGAGAGAAAATGATGAAGATTGTTTTATCAAAGGGTGTGGGGTTATTCCAATGTATGCCTCAACTCTCTTGGATGCCATTCAAAATCTTGAATTGGAGTTCAACTTGAAGCCTCATCATAACCCCATCCCAGGGATAAATCTGGACGAAGTAAGAAGTATGATGATCCGGAAGAGCAAAGGAAAATCAAAATTCCACTGA
- the LOC107626082 gene encoding uncharacterized protein LOC107626082, with amino-acid sequence MATGSIPLSLSGANLIEQNFERGYELYEVLLDRGFQQEETLKLKKIDFQNVSIYDQETLFYKSSIEWNHNNIIKGEYFCNDNNGNQCFYYENYERLDSAIDLNVRTIKQIIIEFCLALDCIHKNGYCVNEFYKDNFVLRKRSHKVEGCLVSLDLQPIPQIRSHAQCAIRKDFGNLAKTIKKCLSQNQYAQVELLLQFINDFGTSDTLWSFPSLLSPSDRIYYYNKIGNIFQGLGDDIQSKIEVDFMKKIGLEGQSFEWVDKAKRNQYLIAVLTYDSEKTGDTSVKYEDGYRQFIRFCQNISAHVRRTNLGFLIDIENQIDEALTQLCPNFLDVMHLVLYKHYVFIVKK; translated from the exons ATGGCAACTG GTAGTATTCCATTATCATTGTCAGGGGCCAATCTTATTGAACAGAATTTTGAGAGGGGTTATGAATTATATGAAGTACTTTTAGACAGAGGATTTCAACAAGAAGAAACTTTAAAactgaaaaaaattgatttccaGAATGTTTCTATTTATGATCAAGAAACattattttataaaagttcaattgaatggaatCATAATAACATAATCAAGGGAGAATATTTTTGCAATGATAACAATGGAAATCAATGTTTTTATTATGAAAACTATGAAAGGTTGGATAGTGCCATTGATCTCAATGTTAGGACTATCAAACAAATCATCATAGAATTCTGTTTAGCATTAGATTGCATTCACAAGAATGGTTACTGTGTTAATGAGTTTTATAAAGATAATTTTGTGCTACGGAAAAGGAGTCATAAGGTGGAAGGATGTCTTGTCAGCTTGGACCTACAGCCAATTCCGCAGATCCGAAGTCATGCACAATGTGCAATCAGAAAGGATTTTGGGAATCTGgccaaaacaattaaaaaatgtCTGAGTCAAAATCAATATGCACAAGTGGAGTTACTTTTGCAATTCATCAATGATTTTGGAACAAG TGACACTTTATGGAGTTTTCCTTCCTTATTGAGCCCTTCGGACAGAATCTATTATTACAACAAAATTGGAAATATATTCCAAGGGTTAGGTGATGATATTCAATCAAAAATAGAAGTTGATTTCATGAAAAAAATTGGACTAGAAGGACAATCTTTTGAGTGGGTTGACAAGGCAAAGAGGAATCAATATCTTATAGCAGTCCTAACATATGATTCAGAAAAAACTGGAGATACTTCAGTAAAATATGAAGATGGATATAGACAATTCATCCGGTTTTGCCAAAATATATCAGCACATGTTAGGAGAACAAATTTG GGATTTCTGATAGATATTGAGAATCAAATTGATGAAGCACTCACTCAATTGTGTCCAAATTTTTTGGATGTGATGCACCTGGTGCTATACAAACATTATGTTTTCATTGTGAAGAAGTAA